Proteins from one Monodelphis domestica isolate mMonDom1 chromosome 6, mMonDom1.pri, whole genome shotgun sequence genomic window:
- the monDomV1R1263 gene encoding vomeronasal 1 receptor monDomV1R1263 (The RefSeq protein has 2 substitutions compared to this genomic sequence) has product MLTYNEILGIIYLYMIGFGFLGNCILLFLNIFNFLIAHRTKSKSLIIIHLAFSNIMSLLFRGLPATTRLWRVKCLLDNIGIKIITHIQIITWSLSMGSTCLLSTFQAISLIPNNSKCSQLKTRTPKFIILYLLLFWVFNLLLNEVGFLQNIVPKNITDINEGCNTGYRRMDVHNKNHMKIIIILCVYDALFICLMICSSGYMVLILYRHKKHVRHIHSNSVSIKLSPETRATLAILFLVCTFVLFNTLSPIFILYMFHFKYTNNWMIHSSVILSVWYPAVSPFILIIIDNQIPKTCTH; this is encoded by the coding sequence ATGCTTACTTACAATGAAATTCTTGGCATAATATACCTGTATATGATTGGATTTGGATTCCTAGGCAATTGTATTCTCCTATTCCTAAAtatctttaatttcctcattgctcATAGAACAAAATCTAAAAGCCTAATTATCATTCATTTGGCTTTTTCCAATATTATGTCACTACTCTTCAGGGGACTGCCCGCTACCACAAGACTTTGGAGGGTGAAATGTTTACTGGATAACTTTGGGATTACAATAATAACACATATTCAGATAATAACTTGGAGTCTATCTATGGGTAGCACCTGCCTTTTGAGTACTTTCCAGGCCATTTCTCTTATTCCTAACAATTCCAAATGTTCACAGCTCAAGACAAGAACAccaaaattcattattttgtaccttcttcttttctgggtcttcaatttgcttttaAATGAGGTAGGATTTCTTCAAAACATTGTTCCAAAGAATATCACAGATATTAATGAGGGATGCAACACTGGGTATAGGAGAATGGATGTACATAATAAGAATcatatgaaaattataatcattttatGTGTCTATGATGCATTATTTATATGTCTAATGATCTGTTCTAGTGGCTATATGGTCTTAATATTATACAGACACAAGAAGCATGTTAGGCATATTCATAGTAATAGTGTCTCCATAAAACTATCCCCTGAAACCAGAGCAACCCTAGCTATCCTGTTTTTGGTGTGTACCTTTGTTTTGTTTAATACACTCAGTCctatttttattctgtatatgttCCATTTTAAGTACACAAATAATTGGATGATACATAGCTCAGTCATTCTCTCTGTGTGGTATCCAGCAGTTAGTCCTTTTATTCTGATAATCATTGATAATCAGATCCCCAAAACCTGTACTCATTGA